From Paenibacillus sp. GP183, one genomic window encodes:
- a CDS encoding response regulator transcription factor, which translates to MLPHISKGAADSLRLSILINKAMMESNQPAFGLLLVECSLTEEQLKELDAVLEQMDLNLQKSIVFELERGLLSILLPDQKLHATHYVSLQVKQFLQEEQLLGGNILIANFSGFAMPADSDIEAMIGMLREEVDRENTILIYNPQEVKNNKSTILIIDEDEAVGELLDSQLRMKGFQVYKASSGEEGLRLFDILLPDLVITELSLPVFDGFEVIRSIRKKMNTECHIMVLSDNQMEKDISICFEMGVSDYIKKPYSPVELEARVRRLLE; encoded by the coding sequence ATGTTACCGCATATTTCCAAAGGAGCTGCAGACAGCCTCCGTCTTTCTATTCTTATCAATAAGGCCATGATGGAATCGAACCAGCCAGCCTTCGGCTTGCTTCTTGTAGAATGCTCGCTGACGGAGGAGCAGTTGAAAGAGCTGGATGCTGTATTGGAGCAAATGGATTTAAATCTGCAAAAGTCCATTGTGTTTGAATTGGAAAGAGGCCTTCTGTCGATATTGCTTCCTGATCAAAAGCTCCATGCAACTCACTATGTCTCCCTGCAGGTCAAACAATTTTTGCAGGAGGAGCAGCTGCTTGGAGGCAATATCCTCATTGCCAATTTTTCTGGATTCGCGATGCCCGCAGATTCCGATATCGAGGCGATGATTGGCATGCTGCGGGAAGAAGTGGACCGTGAAAATACGATTTTGATCTACAATCCTCAGGAAGTGAAGAACAATAAATCGACGATTTTGATTATCGATGAAGATGAAGCCGTCGGAGAGCTGCTTGATTCACAGCTGCGGATGAAGGGGTTCCAGGTGTACAAGGCAAGCAGCGGGGAAGAGGGACTGCGTCTGTTTGACATCCTGCTCCCGGATTTGGTCATTACAGAGCTTTCGCTGCCGGTCTTTGACGGCTTTGAAGTCATTCGCAGCATTCGCAAAAAAATGAATACAGAGTGCCACATTATGGTGCTGTCCGATAATCAAATGGAGAAGGATATCAGCATCTGCTTTGAGATGGGCGTATCCGATTATATAAAAAAACCATATTCACCAGTGGAGCTGGAAGCCAGGGTTCGCCGGCTTTTGGAATAG
- a CDS encoding glycosyltransferase gives MKELLLGYALFSLYSVFFVYVFYLIIMLLSHKRIIRVMKGSQYTWYRELSGSEQVPPVSIMVPSYNEELTIIENVNNLLNLNYPTYEVIVINDGSKDNTLQVLIDEFNLMDKSTYSVGQALEAMPIRGVYHNPRYPKLYVVDKENGGKADALNVGINVSHYPLVATIDADSLLEKDALIRLAAMYMESPEETVAIGGNVRVANGCIIENGIVTEARLPKRLLPLFQNLEYLKTFLAGRIGWSAINGLIIVSGAFGLFRKDYLIKVDGYRDGFPGEDMNIIIKLHKHMIDNDLPYRIAYCPDAVCWTQAPESLRVLKSQRKRWSRGNIKNILKYSSMMFVPKYKAIGMLSMPYTMIFETLGPYLKVTGYFALIVYILQDMANYNIMLYIIGFSMLVEILFSCGALLIEEVAFRRYPKFRDLFKMMFYSVLMTLGYNQLNVYWKILGHIDYIRNDDSWGVMVRTSWRSETTGQ, from the coding sequence ATGAAGGAGCTGCTCTTAGGTTATGCTTTGTTTTCCCTGTATTCCGTTTTCTTTGTGTATGTGTTTTATTTGATCATCATGCTGCTATCGCATAAGCGGATCATCCGCGTGATGAAAGGGTCGCAGTATACATGGTACCGCGAGCTTTCCGGCTCCGAACAAGTGCCCCCTGTATCCATTATGGTGCCCTCGTATAATGAAGAACTGACGATCATAGAGAATGTCAATAATCTGTTAAACCTCAACTATCCCACCTATGAAGTCATTGTTATCAACGACGGATCCAAGGACAATACCCTGCAAGTATTGATAGACGAGTTCAATTTGATGGACAAAAGCACGTATTCCGTCGGGCAAGCCCTCGAAGCTATGCCGATCAGAGGCGTTTACCACAACCCTCGCTATCCTAAGCTGTATGTGGTAGATAAGGAAAATGGGGGGAAGGCGGATGCTCTGAACGTGGGGATTAATGTTTCTCACTATCCCCTGGTAGCGACGATCGATGCGGATTCCCTTTTGGAAAAAGATGCATTAATCAGGCTCGCTGCGATGTATATGGAAAGTCCGGAGGAAACTGTAGCCATTGGGGGCAACGTGCGTGTGGCCAATGGTTGCATCATTGAGAATGGGATTGTAACAGAAGCGAGACTTCCCAAGAGATTGCTGCCATTATTCCAAAATCTTGAATACCTGAAAACCTTCCTAGCCGGAAGGATCGGCTGGAGCGCGATTAACGGACTTATTATTGTTTCCGGCGCTTTCGGGCTGTTCCGCAAAGACTACCTGATCAAGGTAGACGGCTATCGGGACGGCTTCCCTGGCGAGGATATGAATATTATTATCAAGCTTCATAAACACATGATAGATAACGATCTTCCTTATCGGATTGCCTATTGCCCGGATGCGGTTTGCTGGACGCAGGCTCCGGAATCGCTTCGCGTTTTGAAGAGCCAACGCAAACGCTGGTCGCGGGGAAACATCAAAAATATTTTAAAATACAGCAGCATGATGTTTGTGCCCAAGTATAAGGCGATAGGCATGCTGTCCATGCCGTATACCATGATCTTTGAAACATTGGGGCCTTATCTGAAAGTGACAGGTTACTTCGCTCTAATTGTCTACATCCTGCAGGATATGGCGAATTACAATATTATGCTGTACATTATCGGATTCAGTATGCTGGTCGAAATTTTATTCAGCTGCGGGGCTTTGCTGATTGAAGAGGTTGCGTTCAGACGGTACCCGAAATTCAGGGATCTCTTCAAAATGATGTTTTATTCCGTCCTGATGACACTCGGTTACAACCAGCTGAATGTATATTGGAAAATTCTCGGCCATATCGATTACATTCGCAATGACGATTCATGGGGAGTCATGGTCCGAACCAGCTGGAGAAGCGAAACGACCGGCCAATAA
- a CDS encoding HEAT repeat domain-containing protein: MADKITGIIDLSYAITVLIILLTFVLIGFRFRAMWLENRMQHVLRKHQDYFDYVKSHMFESTPLLKPVGSIHRAELLVIQGKLLNWMEKIVGAECDRLTELCRDLGLVDLNMRRLQSEIHWTRLDAIFNLGIMQAKEATPALLQLLEEERYGTSAFVIARSIAKCAQDLNELDRMTRILAKHGKQSHRLVTSILVLSRLDWTPLLVVYLNETDDELVKIALTCLQTRSIPGTEEVLSSLLDAEDSELRLLAVQALVHQGTRMTPEQMNELMSHEDADVRAEAADAFGQVGMVASVESLKEGLEDSDRRVRYNSARSLIDLDSAGFEALCEVAFHGGNSREAAFASNVIQEELSRGPIYSEDLEQAIRYNMRLDIYRQYSSGREAAKQQENFGRLKVLKGDTA; the protein is encoded by the coding sequence ATGGCTGATAAAATCACGGGAATTATTGATCTTTCCTATGCAATTACTGTTTTGATCATTCTCCTCACTTTTGTTCTTATTGGTTTCAGGTTTAGAGCGATGTGGCTGGAGAACAGGATGCAGCATGTTTTACGGAAGCATCAGGATTATTTTGATTATGTAAAGTCGCACATGTTTGAGAGTACTCCGCTGCTAAAGCCGGTTGGTTCGATACATAGAGCCGAACTCCTTGTGATTCAAGGGAAGCTGCTGAATTGGATGGAGAAGATTGTCGGAGCCGAGTGTGACAGATTGACGGAGCTTTGCCGTGATCTGGGCTTGGTTGACTTGAATATGAGAAGATTGCAAAGCGAAATACACTGGACAAGATTGGATGCGATTTTTAATCTTGGCATTATGCAGGCCAAAGAGGCAACCCCGGCCCTGCTTCAATTATTGGAAGAAGAGCGTTACGGAACCTCCGCTTTTGTTATTGCACGCTCCATTGCTAAATGCGCGCAAGATTTAAATGAGCTTGACCGGATGACACGTATACTGGCGAAGCATGGCAAGCAGTCTCATCGGCTTGTGACCAGCATACTTGTATTGTCTCGACTGGATTGGACCCCTCTGCTGGTTGTTTACTTGAACGAAACCGACGATGAGCTGGTGAAAATTGCTTTGACATGCTTGCAAACTCGATCCATCCCAGGTACGGAGGAAGTCTTGTCTTCGCTGTTGGATGCAGAGGACTCAGAGCTCCGATTATTGGCTGTACAGGCCTTGGTTCACCAGGGAACACGGATGACGCCTGAGCAAATGAACGAGCTGATGAGTCATGAAGATGCGGACGTCAGGGCGGAGGCTGCGGATGCATTTGGACAGGTTGGTATGGTAGCTTCTGTTGAGTCTCTCAAAGAAGGCTTGGAAGATTCAGATCGGCGTGTGCGTTACAACAGTGCACGGAGCCTGATTGACCTCGATTCCGCAGGCTTTGAAGCATTGTGCGAGGTAGCGTTCCATGGAGGCAATTCCCGAGAAGCGGCGTTTGCGAGCAATGTCATTCAAGAGGAATTATCAAGAGGGCCTATTTATTCCGAGGACCTGGAGCAAGCCATTCGCTATAACATGAGGCTGGATATTTACCGTCAGTATTCTAGCGGTCGTGAAGCGGCTAAACAACAAGAAAATTTTGGCAGGCTGAAGGTTTTGAAAGGAGATACCGCATGA
- a CDS encoding decaprenyl-phosphate phosphoribosyltransferase, translated as MPNSNIEAREKKAGTLPYLAYMYFLQLRPRQWTKNLLVFAALIFSIKKSNMDMLLHSVAGFFLFCFVSSSVYILNDFVDREADRQHPEKRNRPMASGAINPYAALCIGALLLLFSLVSAYTFNPLFSFLLLFYFLLNVAYSFKLKHVVILDILIIASGFVLRAIGGGLMIAVPFTPWFLICTMLLSLFLAISKRRHELYLLESNKGSHRKVLDFYSMELLNQFNSIVITMTLISYALFTFTSNHTVHLMWTLVFVFYGVFRYLYLIHIEGKGGKPEKVLLEDRHILVTVMLYAFSVVLILIYLE; from the coding sequence ATGCCCAATTCGAATATTGAAGCCAGAGAAAAGAAAGCCGGTACTTTGCCTTACCTTGCTTATATGTACTTCCTTCAGTTACGTCCCCGGCAGTGGACCAAAAACTTACTGGTCTTCGCTGCGCTTATATTTTCGATCAAAAAATCCAATATGGATATGCTGCTTCATTCGGTCGCAGGTTTTTTTCTGTTTTGCTTTGTATCGAGCAGTGTATACATACTTAACGATTTCGTCGACCGGGAAGCTGATCGTCAGCATCCGGAGAAACGAAACAGGCCGATGGCTTCAGGTGCAATCAATCCGTATGCGGCTTTGTGCATCGGAGCGCTCTTGCTGCTGTTTTCTCTCGTTTCTGCGTATACATTTAATCCGTTATTCAGTTTCTTGCTGCTGTTTTATTTCTTATTGAATGTAGCCTATTCGTTCAAGCTTAAGCACGTGGTCATTCTTGATATTTTGATCATTGCATCCGGGTTCGTGCTACGCGCCATCGGCGGCGGTTTGATGATTGCCGTTCCGTTTACTCCCTGGTTTTTGATCTGTACGATGCTGCTTTCGCTCTTCCTGGCGATCAGCAAGCGCAGGCATGAGCTTTACTTGCTTGAATCCAATAAGGGCTCTCATCGCAAGGTGCTTGATTTCTATTCCATGGAGCTGCTGAACCAGTTTAACAGCATTGTGATTACCATGACGCTCATCAGCTACGCGCTGTTTACCTTTACATCCAATCATACGGTTCATCTGATGTGGACCCTTGTGTTCGTGTTTTATGGAGTGTTCCGTTATTTGTATTTGATTCATATCGAAGGTAAAGGTGGTAAGCCGGAAAAAGTATTATTAGAGGACCGACACATCCTGGTTACGGTTATGCTTTATGCATTCTCGGTCGTGCTCATTCTGATTTATCTGGAATAA
- a CDS encoding SMR family transporter, producing the protein MKFVWLLLSVLLGVIGQLLMKWGIEHPKPLWNSGSALLKMISSWTVLGGLFSYALSSLFWLLTLKRMNISVAYPMVSIGYVIVALASYYLFNETISGSKWTGLALILAGVFFVSRS; encoded by the coding sequence ATGAAATTTGTGTGGCTGCTGTTGTCTGTCCTGCTTGGCGTGATCGGGCAGCTGCTCATGAAATGGGGAATTGAACATCCGAAACCATTATGGAATTCAGGATCGGCTTTGCTCAAAATGATAAGCTCCTGGACGGTTCTGGGCGGATTGTTCTCCTACGCGCTAAGCTCTTTGTTTTGGTTACTCACTTTAAAAAGAATGAACATCAGCGTCGCCTATCCGATGGTCAGCATCGGTTATGTGATCGTCGCTTTAGCGAGCTACTATTTGTTTAATGAAACCATCTCGGGTTCGAAATGGACCGGGCTTGCTCTAATTTTAGCAGGTGTGTTTTTCGTTTCAAGATCATGA
- a CDS encoding divergent PAP2 family protein gives MNEVHSYLFAIIPLVAWVASGCLKFVFNVYKHGKEARRHVGNGGFPSTHTSVISSIAMLIGFTAGWDTPLFGLSVAVTMIVIIDATGVRRAVGENSRWINSLTRSHQSHEPSSLREKQGHTKIEIIGGLIVGTITAWIASFFI, from the coding sequence ATGAATGAGGTTCATAGTTATTTATTTGCTATAATCCCTTTGGTCGCATGGGTGGCTTCAGGCTGCTTAAAATTCGTATTTAATGTATATAAGCATGGTAAAGAAGCAAGAAGACATGTTGGCAACGGCGGATTCCCAAGCACTCACACCTCGGTTATCTCCTCGATCGCCATGTTGATTGGATTTACCGCTGGTTGGGATACCCCGCTTTTTGGGTTGAGTGTTGCTGTTACGATGATTGTGATCATTGACGCAACAGGCGTGCGGCGTGCAGTTGGGGAAAACTCCAGATGGATTAACTCACTCACCCGAAGCCATCAGAGTCATGAACCGTCAAGCCTTAGGGAAAAGCAAGGTCATACCAAGATTGAAATCATCGGGGGTTTGATAGTAGGTACGATAACGGCTTGGATAGCAAGCTTTTTCATTTGA
- a CDS encoding copper chaperone Copz family protein has protein sequence MESCCQTSSKTKTIYICPSCGQNGKSVTPVTLKALLKPSALEIFQPALSYAFCSTPSCDVVYFSDTQTFSKDTIKVLVFQKEDSLDVPVCYCFGWTRERLRAVQDKKQPIEHIREQVQADRCGCEVNNPQGSCCLGNVTTFVRNLGT, from the coding sequence ATGGAGAGTTGTTGTCAAACATCTAGCAAAACTAAAACCATCTACATTTGCCCTTCTTGTGGGCAGAATGGAAAAAGCGTCACACCAGTTACTCTTAAAGCATTGCTTAAACCTTCTGCATTGGAGATTTTCCAACCCGCATTATCATATGCTTTTTGCTCCACTCCTTCATGTGATGTTGTCTATTTTAGTGATACGCAAACCTTTAGCAAAGATACCATCAAAGTCTTGGTTTTCCAAAAGGAGGATTCGCTGGATGTACCCGTTTGTTATTGTTTTGGCTGGACGAGAGAGCGTCTAAGGGCAGTTCAAGATAAAAAACAACCAATTGAACATATTCGAGAACAAGTTCAAGCTGATCGTTGTGGTTGTGAAGTCAACAATCCGCAAGGGTCTTGCTGTTTAGGCAATGTCACTACATTTGTTCGTAACCTCGGAACGTAA
- the sulP gene encoding sulfate permease, with amino-acid sequence MKWTGRFEGYHAASLRKDLVSGLIVGIIAIPLGMAFSIASGVKPEYGIYTTIVAGILISLLGGSRFQIGGPTGAFIPILFAIVMQYGYENLLIAGFLAGIILVLMGVFKLGVLIKFIPRPVTIGFTAGIAVIIFSGQIANFLGLTNIEKHEDFLSNMKEIITHLETTSIYSVITGVICLAVILLTPMLLPKVPGSLVGLIVSAIVAALFFHGHVATIGSSFGAIPSTLPHFQIPEITWERIGALIRPAFIIAMLGGIESLLSAVVADGMTGKRHSSNRELIGQGIANIVTPLFGGIPGTGAIARTATNIKNGAVSPLSGVIHGVVVFIILILFAPYASDIPLASMAPILMLVAWNMSERKEFAHVLKTKTSDSIVLAITFLLTVFTNLTTAVEVGLILAVLLFVKQMSDMLTIAKVLPDPASEKVKAHMVTEGHDCPQLNIYTIEGPLFFGAANMFEKSIMDTIHLRPKTLLLRLGKVPIMDTTGESNLSSVVKHFKKLGGIVLISGIQPQPLDVLKKTGLYELIGAEHFFAHTGEAIDYALLQLDYNKCLGCKHFAFRECSALSNAESQQGVVPVPR; translated from the coding sequence ATGAAATGGACAGGACGGTTTGAAGGCTATCACGCTGCTTCTTTACGTAAAGACCTTGTTTCAGGTCTGATTGTCGGTATTATAGCCATTCCGTTAGGAATGGCGTTTTCTATTGCTTCTGGTGTTAAACCGGAATACGGAATTTACACGACCATCGTTGCCGGGATTTTAATCTCCTTGCTTGGTGGTTCAAGATTTCAAATCGGTGGTCCAACCGGTGCGTTCATTCCAATCCTTTTTGCGATTGTCATGCAGTACGGGTATGAAAATTTATTGATTGCTGGATTTTTGGCGGGTATTATTTTGGTTCTCATGGGGGTGTTTAAACTAGGTGTTTTAATTAAGTTTATCCCGCGTCCTGTGACAATCGGATTTACAGCAGGAATCGCAGTCATTATTTTCAGCGGTCAAATAGCTAACTTCTTGGGTCTAACAAATATTGAGAAGCATGAAGACTTCTTATCCAACATGAAAGAAATCATTACTCACTTGGAAACAACTAGTATCTACAGTGTGATCACCGGAGTGATTTGTTTAGCAGTTATCTTACTTACACCAATGCTTTTACCAAAAGTACCTGGTTCTTTGGTTGGGCTGATCGTATCGGCGATTGTTGCTGCTCTGTTCTTTCATGGGCATGTTGCAACCATTGGGTCCTCATTTGGAGCCATACCGAGTACTCTGCCACACTTTCAAATTCCCGAAATAACATGGGAACGAATCGGAGCTTTGATTCGACCAGCATTCATAATAGCAATGTTAGGTGGTATTGAATCTCTTTTGTCAGCCGTTGTAGCAGATGGAATGACGGGAAAACGTCATAGCAGTAACCGTGAATTGATTGGACAAGGTATTGCCAACATTGTTACCCCACTCTTCGGTGGTATTCCAGGAACAGGTGCCATTGCAAGAACTGCAACGAACATCAAGAATGGAGCCGTTTCCCCTTTATCTGGCGTCATTCACGGTGTAGTGGTATTCATAATTCTCATTTTGTTTGCTCCATACGCTTCAGACATCCCACTGGCCAGTATGGCTCCAATCCTCATGCTTGTCGCTTGGAATATGAGTGAGCGAAAGGAATTTGCCCATGTTCTAAAAACCAAAACAAGTGACTCCATTGTGCTGGCAATCACATTTTTATTAACGGTTTTTACAAACTTAACAACGGCAGTTGAAGTTGGCTTAATCTTGGCAGTGTTACTGTTTGTTAAGCAAATGAGCGATATGTTAACCATTGCAAAAGTTTTACCCGATCCCGCCTCGGAAAAGGTTAAAGCCCATATGGTTACAGAAGGACATGATTGCCCACAGCTTAATATTTACACAATCGAAGGTCCTCTTTTCTTCGGTGCCGCCAACATGTTTGAGAAGTCCATAATGGACACCATTCACCTTCGACCTAAAACCTTACTTCTTCGGTTGGGTAAAGTGCCAATCATGGACACAACTGGTGAATCCAATTTATCTAGTGTGGTGAAACACTTCAAAAAGTTAGGTGGTATCGTGCTGATTTCCGGCATTCAACCACAGCCACTGGATGTATTGAAGAAGACAGGACTTTATGAACTTATTGGAGCTGAACATTTCTTTGCACACACGGGAGAAGCGATTGACTATGCTTTGCTCCAACTGGACTATAACAAATGCTTGGGTTGCAAACATTTCGCCTTCCGAGAATGCTCGGCGTTATCCAATGCTGAATCTCAACAGGGTGTTGTTCCTGTACCGCGTTGA
- a CDS encoding metalloregulator ArsR/SmtB family transcription factor — translation MNQYQNIQMFKSDFFKALAHPMRIRILEVLSEGNKNVNELQSILGSEGSAVSQQLAVLRNKNVVYGLKEGTTVVYSLRDPLIKDLLAVAKQIFDNHLVDAISLLEGIRKEQ, via the coding sequence ATGAACCAATATCAAAATATTCAGATGTTCAAGTCTGATTTTTTCAAGGCATTGGCACATCCCATGCGAATTCGTATTCTGGAAGTGTTGAGTGAAGGCAATAAAAATGTAAATGAGCTGCAAAGCATTTTGGGTTCGGAAGGCTCTGCCGTTTCTCAACAATTGGCGGTGTTACGCAATAAAAATGTTGTGTATGGCTTAAAGGAAGGAACAACGGTGGTGTATTCATTACGTGATCCGCTGATTAAAGATTTATTAGCTGTGGCGAAGCAGATATTTGATAATCACCTTGTTGATGCCATTTCACTGCTCGAAGGAATTAGAAAAGAACAATAA
- a CDS encoding cold-shock protein — protein sequence METGTVKWFNAEKGFGFIQRENGDDVFVHFSAIQGEGYKSLDEGQRVEFNVVKGQRGPQAENVVKL from the coding sequence ATGGAAACAGGCACTGTCAAATGGTTTAATGCGGAAAAAGGGTTTGGCTTCATTCAAAGGGAAAACGGCGATGATGTATTCGTTCATTTTTCTGCCATTCAAGGCGAAGGATACAAATCTTTGGACGAAGGGCAACGCGTTGAATTCAATGTTGTTAAAGGCCAACGTGGACCTCAAGCGGAGAATGTTGTAAAACTATAG
- a CDS encoding DUF6199 family natural product biosynthesis protein, giving the protein MHSGFPIVIIVFISLFFAIWTGIALFMAIAPYTFWKITQSWKSFKEPPKIYFVFQRIGGIICSVIGLSFWLFAWWRLL; this is encoded by the coding sequence ATGCATTCTGGCTTTCCAATCGTAATTATTGTGTTTATTTCCTTGTTTTTTGCCATTTGGACTGGGATTGCATTATTCATGGCAATCGCCCCTTATACATTTTGGAAAATAACTCAAAGTTGGAAATCATTCAAAGAGCCTCCAAAAATTTATTTTGTGTTCCAAAGGATTGGTGGAATTATTTGTTCTGTAATTGGTTTATCATTTTGGCTGTTTGCATGGTGGAGACTGTTGTAA
- a CDS encoding DUF6199 family natural product biosynthesis protein, whose amino-acid sequence MSVIGVFAIFLVLVGLFNLFAPRAAWFVSIGWKISNAEPSDAYLVMHRIGGGIACIVAVVLLFTGIGHTGSLQIANKPYEQILSLVQLSP is encoded by the coding sequence GTGAGTGTTATTGGGGTTTTTGCAATATTTTTAGTGCTTGTTGGATTGTTCAATTTGTTTGCTCCTCGGGCAGCATGGTTTGTTAGTATTGGTTGGAAGATAAGCAATGCTGAACCATCAGACGCATACTTGGTTATGCATCGCATTGGAGGGGGGATCGCCTGTATCGTTGCCGTCGTACTTCTTTTTACCGGGATAGGGCATACTGGTTCTCTTCAGATAGCGAACAAACCATACGAGCAGATCTTATCTCTAGTCCAATTGAGCCCGTAA